A single Thermoanaerobaculia bacterium DNA region contains:
- the rpmE gene encoding 50S ribosomal protein L31, whose amino-acid sequence MKKNIHPEYQEVLVHCACGETFTTRSTKKELRLEICSKCHPFFTGKQKLVDSAGRVERFQKRYQKRA is encoded by the coding sequence ATGAAAAAGAACATCCATCCCGAATATCAGGAAGTTCTCGTCCACTGCGCGTGCGGCGAGACCTTCACGACCCGCTCGACCAAGAAGGAGCTCCGGCTCGAGATCTGCAGCAAGTGCCACCCGTTCTTCACGGGCAAGCAGAAGCTCGTCGACTCCGCGGGGCGCGTCGAGCGGTTCCAGAAGCGCTATCAGAAACGGGCCTGA
- a CDS encoding SpoIIE family protein phosphatase, which yields MFTLKIEVPGEEPRRIPLDKPVITIGRSSFNDVVLGDKSLSRRHARILKDGDGLSVEDLDSRNGTFFNGERLTSVRPLGEGDRITIGACTLTVSRSSTTQVQIDPAQRFDPHDSTVFRAEASLLRVQPHYTDPNLPATQLAKLVESMRVVNEMTLELIRDVPIGDMLNFLMEKVFECLKPDRGVVLLKRGDVLETALARTADGVGGDEIRLSQTLVSTVVEKRQGLLVMDAGQMDGVAMAQSIRISGIKSILAAPLENAGNVVGLIYVDSRLGKKTYTEDDLRLLTSLANVAAAKIQNAALTLEAAEKRRMERDFYLAREIQQKLLPDEAPEYPGYELLGANIPSKEVSGDYYDFRQRPDGKLYAVIADVCGKGVGPALLMAWLQATFSAWADESMPLATMVTRISERLAARTAEGRFITAFFLLIDREKGEVEYVNAGHNPPLWVKSAGEIQFLPTHGRPLALFPQPYKSTTIGLSPGDLLLLYTDGVTEANNPKEEEYGVERLSTFATAKRGDPLEAIGTALFRDLDQFAEDVPFGDDRTLVLVRRKS from the coding sequence ATGTTCACGCTCAAGATCGAGGTCCCCGGGGAAGAGCCTCGCCGAATTCCCCTCGACAAGCCCGTGATCACGATCGGGCGCTCCTCCTTCAACGACGTCGTCCTGGGGGACAAGAGCCTGTCGCGGCGGCACGCCCGCATCCTCAAGGACGGCGACGGGCTCTCGGTCGAGGACCTCGATTCCCGGAACGGCACGTTCTTCAACGGCGAGCGCCTCACCTCCGTCCGCCCGCTCGGCGAGGGCGACCGGATCACGATCGGCGCGTGCACGCTCACCGTCTCGCGGAGCTCGACCACGCAGGTTCAGATCGACCCCGCCCAGCGGTTCGATCCGCACGACTCCACGGTCTTCCGCGCGGAGGCTTCGCTGCTCCGCGTCCAGCCGCACTACACAGACCCGAACCTCCCGGCCACGCAGCTCGCCAAGCTCGTCGAGTCGATGCGCGTCGTCAACGAGATGACGCTCGAGCTCATCCGCGACGTCCCGATCGGCGACATGCTCAATTTTTTGATGGAAAAGGTGTTCGAGTGCCTCAAACCCGACCGCGGCGTCGTGCTCCTGAAGCGCGGCGACGTTCTGGAGACCGCGCTCGCGCGGACGGCGGACGGGGTCGGCGGAGACGAGATCCGCCTGTCGCAGACGCTCGTGTCGACGGTCGTCGAGAAACGACAGGGTCTCCTGGTGATGGACGCCGGCCAGATGGACGGCGTCGCGATGGCGCAGTCGATCCGCATCTCCGGAATCAAGTCGATCCTCGCCGCCCCGCTGGAGAACGCGGGGAACGTCGTCGGCCTGATTTACGTCGACAGCCGCCTCGGCAAGAAGACCTACACGGAAGACGACCTGCGGCTGCTGACCTCGCTCGCCAACGTCGCCGCCGCGAAGATCCAGAACGCCGCGCTGACGCTCGAGGCCGCCGAGAAACGGCGGATGGAGCGCGACTTCTACCTCGCCCGCGAGATCCAGCAGAAGCTCCTCCCGGACGAGGCTCCGGAGTATCCCGGCTACGAGCTCCTCGGCGCGAACATCCCGTCGAAGGAGGTCTCGGGCGACTACTACGATTTCCGGCAGCGGCCGGACGGGAAGCTCTACGCCGTCATCGCGGACGTCTGCGGCAAGGGGGTCGGCCCCGCCCTCCTGATGGCCTGGCTCCAGGCGACGTTCTCGGCGTGGGCCGACGAGTCCATGCCGCTCGCGACCATGGTCACTCGGATCTCGGAGCGGCTCGCCGCCCGCACCGCCGAAGGTCGCTTCATCACGGCCTTCTTTCTCCTGATCGACCGGGAGAAGGGAGAGGTCGAGTACGTGAACGCGGGGCACAATCCGCCGCTCTGGGTGAAATCGGCGGGCGAGATCCAGTTCCTCCCGACCCACGGCCGGCCCCTCGCGCTCTTTCCGCAGCCGTACAAGTCGACGACGATCGGGCTCTCTCCGGGAGACCTGCTGCTCCTCTACACCGACGGCGTCACCGAGGCGAACAACCCGAAGGAGGAGGAGTACGGCGTCGAGAGGCTCTCGACCTTCGCCACGGCCAAGCGGGGAGACCCGCTCGAGGCGATCGGCACGGCGCTCTTCCGCGATCTGGACCAGTTCGCCGAGGACGTGCCGTTCGGGGACGATCGGACTCTGGTCCTCGTCCGCCGGAAAAGCTAG
- a CDS encoding sigma-54 dependent transcriptional regulator, protein MNVLVVDDEEVIRDVLSSLLAREGHRVREAATAAAALAAAEEESFDVILLDLMLPDRPGMDVLREIKRRDPEAVVVVVTAYSSIESAIAAMREGAFHYIPKPFQNEEVVLTVRKGGEQRRLAEENRRLRDELFQRRGLDRIVGKSPPMQRVFELVRMAAPSKSTILIEGESGTGKELVAKAIHHLSPRASSAFVTVNSGSMPADLLESNLFGHVRGAFTGAIAHKKGLFEVADGGTLFFDEIGTISLETQAKLLRVIQEREFMRLGATDTQKADVRILAATNVDLKHLVSQGRFREDLYYRLCVIRITLPPLRDRKEDLPLLAEHFLRYYAAENGKKVQSIEPDAMKALFQHQWPGNVRELENAIERSVVLSGGGGITTDLLPESVFAADEPSAVSIPAEGLSYREAVENFERRLVVSALKRAGGVQKKAAELLKTRPTTLHEIIKRLGLSSRESAAPEPVDDSPVPAAK, encoded by the coding sequence TCCGCGACGTCCTCTCCTCGCTGCTGGCGCGGGAGGGACACCGGGTCCGCGAGGCGGCGACGGCCGCCGCCGCGCTCGCCGCCGCCGAAGAGGAGTCCTTCGACGTCATTCTCCTCGACCTGATGCTCCCGGACCGGCCGGGGATGGACGTCCTGCGGGAGATCAAGCGCCGCGACCCGGAGGCGGTCGTCGTGGTCGTCACCGCGTACTCGTCGATCGAGAGCGCGATCGCCGCGATGCGCGAGGGGGCCTTCCACTACATCCCGAAGCCGTTCCAGAACGAGGAGGTCGTTCTCACGGTCCGGAAGGGGGGCGAACAGCGCCGTCTCGCCGAGGAGAACCGGAGGCTCCGGGACGAGCTCTTCCAGCGGCGCGGCCTCGACCGAATCGTGGGGAAATCGCCGCCGATGCAGCGCGTGTTCGAGCTCGTCCGGATGGCCGCGCCCTCGAAGTCGACGATCCTGATCGAAGGCGAGTCGGGGACCGGCAAGGAGCTCGTCGCGAAGGCGATCCACCATCTCTCGCCCCGCGCGTCGAGCGCGTTCGTGACGGTCAACTCCGGGTCGATGCCGGCCGACCTGCTGGAATCGAACCTCTTCGGCCACGTCCGCGGCGCCTTCACCGGCGCGATCGCGCACAAGAAGGGCCTGTTCGAGGTCGCCGACGGCGGCACGCTGTTCTTCGACGAGATCGGGACGATCTCGCTCGAGACGCAGGCCAAGCTCCTCCGCGTGATCCAGGAGCGGGAATTCATGCGCCTCGGCGCGACCGACACCCAGAAGGCGGACGTCCGGATACTCGCCGCGACGAACGTGGACTTGAAGCATCTCGTGAGCCAGGGAAGGTTCCGCGAGGACCTCTACTACCGCCTCTGCGTGATCCGCATCACGCTCCCGCCTCTGCGCGACCGGAAGGAAGACCTGCCGCTGCTCGCCGAACACTTCCTCCGGTACTACGCGGCGGAGAACGGCAAGAAGGTCCAGTCGATCGAGCCGGACGCGATGAAGGCGCTGTTCCAGCACCAGTGGCCCGGAAACGTGCGCGAGCTCGAGAACGCGATCGAGCGGTCGGTCGTCCTGAGCGGCGGCGGCGGGATCACGACCGACCTGCTGCCGGAATCGGTGTTCGCGGCGGACGAGCCGTCGGCGGTGTCGATCCCCGCCGAAGGGCTGTCGTACCGCGAAGCCGTCGAGAACTTCGAGCGCCGGCTCGTCGTTTCGGCGTTGAAGCGCGCCGGGGGGGTGCAGAAGAAGGCGGCCGAGCTCCTGAAGACCCGTCCGACGACGCTCCACGAGATCATCAAGCGTCTCGGGCTGTCCTCGCGGGAATCCGCCGCGCCGGAGCCGGTGGACGACTCCCCCGTTCCCGCCGCGAAGTAG